Proteins encoded in a region of the Halosimplex halophilum genome:
- a CDS encoding HalOD1 output domain-containing protein codes for MDGIAVHGSSGQVSIDVIEAIADETGSDPLRMEPPLYEVVDTDALDAIYESGAATVEFEYDGHSVVIADDGTVTVDGEGGV; via the coding sequence ATGGACGGCATAGCAGTACACGGATCGAGCGGGCAGGTCAGTATCGACGTGATCGAGGCGATAGCGGACGAGACCGGGAGCGACCCGCTTCGGATGGAACCGCCGCTGTACGAGGTCGTGGACACGGACGCGCTGGACGCGATCTACGAGAGCGGGGCGGCGACGGTGGAGTTCGAGTACGACGGCCACAGCGTCGTGATCGCCGACGACGGGACGGTCACCGTCGACGGCGAGGGAGGCGTCTGA
- a CDS encoding response regulator, which yields MTAVIDDIAPATASAPAGSDESIDVLCVDDDPDYLDLIELHLSEHDDIAVRTETVPAEALAHVEDVDCVVSDYDMPGTNGLEFLSDVRARAPTLPFVLFTGSERAAIAEEIPDATWTEFLRKDSPATTMSILAGRIRRLVHHRRTMRTAERSLTAIEATGDAVAVVDPDGAFSFVNRVFASRFGADPDDLVGRPWRACFPDEEVQRLESTALETVRDDWQWTGGTVCETDGGDTFTAQTRVAGLDDGSLVFCLTGAAEE from the coding sequence GTGACAGCCGTGATCGACGACATCGCTCCGGCGACGGCGAGCGCACCGGCGGGCAGTGACGAGTCGATCGACGTGCTCTGTGTCGACGACGACCCCGACTACCTGGACCTGATCGAGCTGCACCTCTCTGAGCACGACGACATCGCGGTGCGGACCGAGACGGTCCCCGCCGAGGCGCTCGCCCACGTCGAGGACGTCGACTGCGTCGTCAGCGACTACGACATGCCCGGGACGAACGGCCTGGAGTTCCTCTCCGACGTGCGCGCGCGGGCGCCGACGCTCCCGTTCGTCCTCTTCACGGGGTCGGAACGGGCAGCCATCGCCGAGGAGATCCCCGACGCCACGTGGACGGAGTTCCTCCGGAAGGACAGCCCCGCGACCACCATGTCGATCCTCGCCGGGCGGATCCGGCGGCTGGTCCACCACCGCCGCACGATGCGGACCGCCGAGCGGAGCCTCACCGCCATCGAGGCCACCGGCGACGCCGTCGCCGTCGTCGACCCCGACGGCGCGTTCTCCTTCGTCAACAGGGTGTTCGCCAGCCGCTTCGGGGCCGACCCCGACGACCTGGTCGGGCGCCCCTGGCGGGCGTGTTTCCCCGACGAGGAGGTCCAGCGGCTCGAGTCCACGGCCCTGGAGACCGTCCGCGACGACTGGCAGTGGACCGGCGGCACCGTCTGCGAGACCGACGGCGGCGACACCTTCACCGCACAGACCCGCGTCGCCGGCCTCGACGACGGCTCGCTCGTCTTCTGTCTCACCGGCGCCGCCGAGGAGTAG